The Bacteroidota bacterium DNA window GGATTTATGGTTGATGCCGTAGATTATTTACTGAAACCAATAAGCTATAGCGATTTTTTGAAATCAGCAGGTAAAGCCAAAGAACGATATTTTTCAAAAGCTGAAAAAATTCTTGATATTCAACACGATGAACAGTATCTTTTTATAAAATCAGAGTATAAAATTGTCAGGATAAATTACGACAATATTAAATATATTGAAGGAATGCGCGATTATGTTCGAATTTTTATGGACGACCAAAAACCCATTATGTCATTAATGAGTATGAAGAAAATGAGTGAACACTTACCTGAAAACCGGTTTATGCGGGTTCATAGGTCATTTATAGTTAACTTAGAAAAAATTACAGTAATTGAACGCAGCCGAATTATTTTCGATAATAAAGTTTACATACCAATAAGCGAGCAACATCAGGCTCAATTCCAAAATTATTTAGATAAAAAATTTTTGAAATAATTTTAAAATTAGTTCTCGCTAAGTCGATAAGCTGCTAAGGAAAGCCGAAATTTCATTTTTGTCTTCGAGAAAAAGCATTTTTGCGAAATTATAATATTAATTCGCCGGATAAAGCAAAGTATCCACTGCCAGCATTTTTAATTGGTAGCCTTCGCCCAGGTGTATTTGCCAAATGCATTATTTTTTTGTTAGCAATTGGTTATTCTTTCTTTCTAATCAATAATATATAATTTGTTGTTGACACAATACCTACATTGTATCTCCAAATTGTTGAATCCTGAGCAACTTTATATATTATCAATTCTCTATTTCTATATTCATAGGAACAGAATATACTGTCAATTTCTAAACCATAATCAGGTGTGTATTTTTGTATTATAATTTTGTTCTCATTGAATGTCCATACCGTACAGCCTTTTTTTAACGAATCAACCGGAACTTGAAGTTTTGCTAATCCGATATCTTTAAAATCTCCTAAATTTAGTCCATTTATTGTAGAACCTGTTGTCCACTTGAATTGCGTAAGATTCTCATAAATCAAACTTTGTCCATAACTTGTGTAAAACAATATCGAAACTAATATAAATAGTGTTATTTTTTTTATTTTAATAATTGATACCACTACTATATTCTTAAAATTCCGAATTTTTCTTTATTGTATTTTCTAATTTCATTTTTCAAATATAATTATTTTTTAAATTTAAATCGTCTTATCAATAACCATTTTCATTTGTAATTTCAAAACTAATTCCCAGGATAAAGCAAAGTATCAGCAGCCAGCATTTTGATTTGGTAGCCTTCGCCAGGGTTCATTTGGTTTATGCTGTTTATGTTGTAGAGGGGCCAAAAAATTAAACCTTGGTTGTTTTTAGTGATTATGATGTTTGATGAAATATTTGTGAACATAGAATCTATTGGGGCAGGCGATTGTCGGAGATAGGAAATTGTTTGCCAGCCTATGTTTAAATCTATCGGTTTATTTTCTGGTTCAACAGAAATTCCAATAATATTTAATATTTGTGGCAAATTCATTTTTATATGATAACCTTCGGTAACTTGCAGTGTATCAATCATATTTATATTCCACAAAGGGTAATAAATTTGTCCAATATCATTTTTCATAATTTCTACCATAGGCGAAACTTCTGAAAAAATACTATCTATTGAATTTTCAAGTGGATTTATATAGGTAGATATAATATTCCAGCCAAACTGTAGATTTATTTGTTGAGTGTCTATTAGGTTTTCAGGTGGGATTAGTTTGGCTACAAAAATGTCGCTTGAAATTCCTGAGTTGTAAATTGTATCACTTCCAAAAACCACATAAGGACTTATTATAAAACCTGTTATATAAAGATTATTATCTAATCCAATACAAATATCATACGATTCATCTTGACCGGTACCGTAGCTCCAATTGCCCACTGAGCAACTCCAATAGAGCTATATTTTGCAATAAAGGGATCCTTTGCATATGTGATTGAATCATGGTTCAACACAAATGTGCCAAAATCAAAATTACTAGAGTATTTCCCACCCAAATATATATTGTTTTGATCATCAATGCATAGTCCCATGAAATTTTGATGTCCATCTGCCGGACTTTTTACCCAAAGAAGGTTTGATAAGGAATCATATTTGGCTAAAAAAAGGTCATAATTACTTCCATTGTGAAATGTAGAATCTCCATCGAAATATAAAATTGGACTACTGAAAAAGCCTATAACTACTATATTATTGTCATTATCAAACAAAATTTCTCCACCTCTTTCATGATTTGAGCCATATGCTTGCTTAGCCCATAAACAAATTCCATTTTTATTATATTTGGCTAAAAAAAAATCCTGGCCACCTGAGTTTGTCAATACAGTATTACAAAAATTAATATTTTGGCTCTCGAACATACCAGTAATGCA harbors:
- a CDS encoding response regulator transcription factor, encoding MTNCIAIDDEPLALKQIAGYIQKTPFLELKGQFESAFEAISFLNENEVDLMFVDIHMPDLSGMEFVKSLNNPPKVIFTTAYSEYAIDGFMVDAVDYLLKPISYSDFLKSAGKAKERYFSKAEKILDIQHDEQYLFIKSEYKIVRINYDNIKYIEGMRDYVRIFMDDQKPIMSLMSMKKMSEHLPENRFMRVHRSFIVNLEKITVIERSRIIFDNKVYIPISEQHQAQFQNYLDKKFLK